Proteins from one Gasterosteus aculeatus chromosome 11, fGasAcu3.hap1.1, whole genome shotgun sequence genomic window:
- the hsd3b7 gene encoding 3 beta-hydroxysteroid dehydrogenase type 7, translating to MSSLVYLLTGGCGFLGRHLLTVLLEKEDALAEIRVFDRAVEPGLKALGTERTKMVVIQGDITDYGSVLEASRGVDVVIHAASLVDVWHKVPEALIRAVNVAGTENVINACVECGIQSLVYTSSMEVIGPNVDGDAFVRGDEDTPYRVKHTMAYPQSKAKAEKIVLGANGTKVKGGKCLYTCSLRPTGIYGEGHQLIKDFYTQAVQRGGVVVGGVPEDSEHGRVYAGNVAWMHILAARALRDRPQTVGGEAFFCYDDSPYKNYEDFNMQFLSTFNFRRVRIPSLVLWFMAVLNDALRWIAGPFYNYTPLLNRYTLAVACTSFTVRSDKAQRLFQYLPLYDWDQCRSRTQRWVDTFSAGNPKDS from the exons ATGTCGTCTCTCGTGTATCTGCTCACCGGCGGCTGCGGCTTCCTCGGGCGGCATCTGCTCACGGTCCTCCTGGAGAAGGAGGACGCGCTGGCGGAGATCCGCGTGTTCGACAGAGCGGTGGAGCCCGGCCTGAAGGCGCTCGGCACAG AGCGGACAAAGATGGTGGTCATCCAGGGTGACATCACCGACTATGGCAGCGTGCTGGAGGCCTCCCGGGGGGTCGACGTCGTCATCCACGCGGCCAGCCTGGTGGACGTTTGGCACAAAGTCCCAGAGGCCCTCATCCGGGCCGTCAATGTCGCAG GAACGGAGAACGTGATCAACGCCTGCGTTGAGTGTGGCATCCAGAGCCTGGTCTACACCAGCAGCATGGAGGTGATCGGCCCCAACGTGGACGGAGACGCCTTCGTCAG GGGCGATGAAGACACGCCTTACCGGGTGAAGCACACCATGGCATATCCCCAGAGCAAAGCCAAGGCGGAGAAAATCGTGCTTGGAGCTAACGGCACTAAG GTGAAAGGTGGGAAGTGTCTGTACACGTGCTCTCTGAGGCCGACGGGGATCTATGGAGAGGGGCACCAGCTAATTAAGGATTTCTACACGCAAGCTGTCCAGAGGGGGGGCGTGGTCGTCGGAGGAGTCCCGGAGGACTCAGAACACGGACGGGTCTACGCAG GCAACGTGGCCTGGATGCATATCCTGGCGGCCCGAGCCCTGAGGGACCGCCCGCAGACGGTCGGCGGTGAAGCTTTCTTCTGCTACGATGACTCGCCCTACAAGAACTACGAGGACTTCAACATGCAGTTCCTCTCCACGTTCAACTTCCGACGGGTGCGCATCCCCTCCCTCGTGCTCTGGTTCATGGCCGTCCTCAACGACGCGCTGCGCTGGATAGCGGGCCCGTTTTACAACTACACGCCGTTGCTGAACCGTTACACTTTGGCCGTGGCTTGCACCTCCTTCACCGTCCGCTCCGATAAAGCCCAGCGCCTCTTCCAGTACCTTCCTCTGTACGACTGGGACCAGTGTCGCAGCCGCACGCAGAGATGGGTTGACACGTTTTCTGCGGGTAACCCCAAAGACTCCTGA